The following proteins are co-located in the Cutaneotrichosporon cavernicola HIS019 DNA, chromosome: 3 genome:
- the VPS1 gene encoding uncharacterized protein (Belongs to the TRAFAC class dynamin-like GTPase superfamily. Dynamin Fzo YdjA family), translating into MDQQLINLVNKLQDVFTSIGVQNNIDLPQITVIGSQSSGKSSVLENIVGRDFLPRGTGIVTRRPLVLQLINRPATSKPNGADKKDEKVEDGMAKSRINENNPDEWGEFLHLPGQKFHDFAKIRDEIVRDTEKITGKNAGISPNPINLRIYSPNVLTLTLVDLPGLTKVPVGDQPRDIEKQIRDMLMRFISKPNAIILAVTAANTDLANSDGLKLAREVDPDGTRTIGVLTKVDLMDQGTDVVDILAGRVIPLRLGYVPVVNRGQRDIDQSRSIASALESEKKFFETHPSYASKAQYCGTPWLARKLNIILMHHIRNTLPDIKARIAAQLVKYRQELSALGGPMGETNPGSLVLSTITEFCTEFRSAIDGNTNDLSQNELSGGARISFVFHELYNNGVKSIDPFDQVKDGDIRTILYNSSGSTPALFVGTAAFEVIVKQQIRRLEDPSLRCASLVYDELIRILGQLLAKTTTFKRYPELKERFNSVVINFFKNCMSPTNKLVADMVNMQATYINTTHPDFLNGHKAMAIVQDRLNANKPPEKVDQKKSTNQLPKDLEEKKEESFFGSFFSKDKPKRKGVAAMDAPPPTIRPVQQLSDRELMETEVIKLLIRSYFNVVSREMIDMVPKAISYTLVNYAKENLQQTLLEELYRQDLLDDLLRESPDVTARRKEVVKMVKALETSEEIVAAV; encoded by the exons ATGGACCAGCAACTAatcaacctcgtcaacaag CTCCAAGACGTGTTCACGTCTATCGGTGTCCAGAACAACATC GATCTGCCGCAGATCACTGTCATTGGTTCGCAGTCCAGTGGCAAGTCGTCGGTGCTCGAG AACATCGTTGGGCGTGACTTCCTTCCCCGAGGCACGGGTATTGTGACACGCCGTCCGCTCGTGCTCCAGTTGATCAACCGCCCCGCCACGTCGAAGCCAAATGGCGcggacaagaaggacgagaaggTTGAGGACGGGATGGCCAAGTCGCGCATTAACGAGAATAACCCCGACGAGTGGGGAGAGTTCTTGCACCTCCCAGGACAAAAGTTCCATGACTTTGCAAAGATCCGCGATGAGATTGTACGCGACACGGAGAAGATTACTGGCAAGAATGCTG gtaTCTCGCCAAACCCCATCAATCTTCGCATCTACTCTCCCAAcgtcctcaccctcacgcTTGTCGACCTGCCCGGTCTCACCAAGGTCCCCGTCGGTGACCAGCCGCGCGACATCGAGAAGCAGATCAGGGACATGTTGATGCGCTTCATCTCGAAGCCTAACgccatcatcctcgccgtcacTGCAGCCAACACCGACTTGGCCAACTCAGACGGCCTGAAGCTCGCACGCGAGGTTGACCCTGATGGAACGCGCACCATTGGTGTGTTGACCAAGGTCGACCTCATGGACCAGGGCACCGACGTTGTCGACATTCTTGCCGGCAGGGTCATTCCCTTGCGTCTTGGCTACGTGCCCGTCGTCAACCGTGGGCAGCGTGACATTGACCAGTCGCGCTCGATCGCCTCCGCGCTCGAGTCTGAGAAGAAGTTCTTCGAGACCCACCCCAGCTACGCCAGCAAGGCGCAGTACTGCGGCACGCCATGGCTCGCGCGGAAGCTCAACATCATCCTCATGCACCACATTCGCAACACACTGCCGGATATCAAGGCGCGCATCGCGGCACAGCTCGTCAAATACCGCCAGGAGCTCTCTGCACTCGGTGGGCCAATGGGCGAGACCAACCCCGGCAGCCTCGTGCTTTCGACCATCACAGAGTTCTGTACCGAGTTCCGTTCAGCCATTGACGGCAACACGAACGACCTGTCGCAGAACGAGCTGTCGGGCGGTGCCCGTATCAGCTTTGTCTTCCACGAGTTGTACAACAACGGTGTCAAGAGCATTGACCCCTTTGACCAGGTCAAGGATGGCGACATCCGCACGATCCTTTACAACTCGTCGGgttcgacgccggcgctgTTCGTGGGCACGGCCGCGTTCGAAGTCATTGTCAAGCAGCAgatccgccgcctcgaggacccGTCTCTTCGCTGCGCGTCGCTCGTTTACGACGAGTTGAtccgcatcctcggccAGTTGCTCGCCAAGACGACTACGTTCAAGCGCTACcccgagctcaaggagcgcTTCAACTCGGTCGTCATCAACTTCTTCAAGAATTGCATGAGCCCCACCAACAAGCTGGTGGCGGACATGGTCAACATGCAGGCGACGTACATCAACACGACCCACCCTGACTTCTTGAACGGCCACAAGGCCATGGCCATTGTGCAGGATCGCCTGAACGCCAACAAGCCGCCTGAGAAGGTCGACCAAAAGAAGTCGACCAACCAGCTTCCTaaggacctcgaggagaagaaggaggagagcttCTTCGGTTCGTTCTTCTCCAAGGACAAGCCGAAGCGGAAGGGAGTCGCCGCAATGGACGCACCTCCTCCGACCATCCGGCCCGTGCAGCAGTTGAGCGACCGCGAGCTGATGGAGACCGAGGTGATCAAGCT CCTCATCCGCTCCTACTTCAACGTCGTGTCGCGCGAGATGATCGACATGGTACCCAAGGCCATCTCGTACACGCTCGTCAACTACGCCAAGGAGAACCTCCAGCAgacgctgctcgaggagctgtaTCGTCAGGACCTGCTTGATGACCTGCTGCGCGAGTCACCCGATGTCACCGCCAGGCGCAAGGA GGTTGTCAAGATGGTCAAGGCACTCGAGACGTCGGAGGAGATTGTCGCGGCCGTCTAA
- a CDS encoding uncharacterized protein (2-oxoglutarate dehydrogenase C-terminal) gives MLRAPRHTPRLAGLLRARRYHDDASFGYRVPSKYTLPDYTAEEMANRNENAALLRYVEMMRRHGHRAAKVDPLDLMERDPVSALDPYRYGLSDDTKYPLKGIMHLPQSGDVPRTQTGEGTDVSSTLKEITEHLMGVYVDRIGYEFQQCPSKDERLWFQHHVETHSSSLGSLDDSRKKRVWELLSRSEEFDRFLGKKFPNLKRYGCEGAESMLPALDTLFELGAKADLQSIVVSLPHRGRLNLLTEPELFAYSPTGLFAKIKGQPEFDPSTAPGATGDVISHLGGIRELDYDGNKVKIEMLQNPSHLEAVNPVALGITRAKQMKLLKESPADCQLGDRVLCVQLHGDAAFSGQGVVAESLGLSGLPHYGSGGTIHLIVNNNIGYTTPATFSRSAMYASDVGKMIGCPILHVNGDYPEDVVRAVDVAFQYRNMFRKDIIIDLICYRRWGHNELDEPGFTQPLMYEKIRSRKSVPELFEERLTAANVFSEADASAGRAAYNETLDKALEGVPGYSAPSEMLGGKWKDMVWPASAEAKPDPETGLPIDRLVDIGKKSVELPAEFNVHSRLKRHISSRLKGLESKVDFATAEAMAFGSLMEDGNDVRISGQDVGRGTFSQRHAMFVDQKDESCYVPLNDSLQAPGKLELCNSSLSEMAVLGFEIGMSWANPRLLPIWEAQFGDFHNGAQSMIDTFLVGSQAKWLKQTGLVMQLPHGYDGAGPEHSSCKIERFLQLSDDPATLTHDVNLQVANPSTPAQLYHLLRRQVLRNYRKPLIIASPKGLLRAPIAASPLADMAEGTRFQPVIADETENASRVVLCSGKHYYTLLEAAKAQGVDDVAFIRVEELSPFPAAQVADALSCHPPSTQVVWAQEEPANQGAWTFVAPRLNRILEDRGSEPAQYAGRKASATTAAGVGAWHKEEAAEIVAAALDG, from the exons ATGCTTAGGGCTCCACGCCATACACCACGCCTCGCCGggctcctccgcgcccGGCGGTaccacgacgacgcgtcctTCGGGTACCGCGTCCCCAGCAAGTACACGCTGCCTGACT acacggccgaggagatggcgaaCCGCAACGAGAACGCTGCACTGCTCCGTTACGTCGAGATGATGCGCCGCCACGGACACCGTGCGGCAAAG GTTGATCCCCTCGACCTCATGGAGCGCGA TCCCGTCTCCGCCCTTGACCCTTACCGCTACGGCCTGTCCGACGACACAAAGTACCCACTCAAGGGTATCATGCACCTTCCCCAGAGCGGGGATGTCCCCCGCACACAGACCGGCGAGGGCACGGACGTGTCCAGcacgctcaaggagatcaCCGAGCACCTGATGGGCGTGTATGTTGACAGGATCGGTTATGAGTTTCAGCAGTGCCCCAGCAAGGATGAGCGCTTGTGGTTCCAGCATCACGTCGAGACCCACTCGAGCTCCCTAGGGTCATTGGACGATTCACGCAAGAAGCGCGTGTGGGAGCTGTTGAGCCGGAGTGAGGAATTTGACCGCTTCCTTGGCAAGAAGTtccccaacctcaagcGCTACG gctGCGAAGGTGCTGAGAGCATGCTCCCTGCCCTCGACACTCTgttcgagctcggcgccaaggccgacctTCAGAGCATTGTCGTTTCGCTCCCCCACCGCGgccgcctcaacctcctcaccgaGCCCGAGCTGTTCGCGTACTCCCCCACCGGACTGTTTGCTAAGATCAAGGGCCAGCCCGAGTTTGACCCGTCCACAGCGCCCGGTGCGACTGGCGATGTCATCTcgcacctcggcggcatccGTGAGCTCGACTACGACGGCAACAAGGTCAAGATCGAGATGCTCCAGAACCCTAGCCACCTCGAG gccGTCAACCCAGTAGCACTCGGCATCACGCGTGCCAAGCAGATGAAGCTCCTTAAGGAGTCGCCTGCCGACTGCCAGCTTGGAGACCGCGTCCTCTGTGTTCAGCTTCACGGTGACGCCGCGTTCAGCGGCCAGGGCGTCGTTGCTGAGAGCCTCGGCCTCAGTGGCCTCCCGCACtacggcagcggcggcacgATCCACCTGATTGTCAA caacaacaTTGGATACACCACGCCCGCGACCTTCAGTCGCTCGGCAATGTACGCGTCCGACGTCGGCAAGATGATCGGCTGCCCGATCCTGCACGTCAACGGCGATTATCCAGAGG ACGTTGTGCGCGCTGTCGACGTTGCGTTCCAGTACCGCAACATGTTCCGGAAGGACATTATCATCGATCTCATCTGCTACCGCCGCTGGGGTCacaacgagctcgacgagcctGGCTTTACGCAGCCGCTGATGTACGAGAAGATTCGCTCGCGCAAGAGTGTGCCCGAGTTGTTCGAAGAGCGGCTCACGGCGGCCAACGTGTTCTCCGAGGCGGACGCCAGTGCCGGCCGTGCCGCGTACAACGAGACTCTTGACAAGGCTCTCGAGGGCGTTCCGGGATACAGTGCGCCTAGCGAGATGCTCGGTGGCAAGTGGAAGGACATGGTGTGGCCAGCGAGCGCGGAGGCCAAGCCTGACCCAGAGACCGGTCTGCCAATCGACCGTCTCGTCGACATCGGGAAGAAGAGCGTCGAGCTGCCTGCTGAGTTT AACGTCCACTCGCGCCTCAAGCGCCACATCAGCTCCCGCCTCAAGGGCCTCGAGTCCAAGGTTGACTTTGCTACTGCTGAGGCGATGGCGTTTGGTTCGCTTATGGAGGATGGAAACGACGTGCGCATCTCGGGCCAGGATGTTGGTCGAGGGACATTCTCGCAGCG CCACGCAATGTTTGTGGACCAGAAGGACGAGAGCTGCTATGTGCCGTTGAATGACTCGCTTCAGGCACCGGGTAAGCTCGAGCTCTGCAACTCGAGCCtgagcgagatggcggTGCTGGGCTTCGAGATCGGGATGAGCTGGGCGAACCCCCGACTCCTGCCAATCTGGGAGGCGCAGTTCGGTGACTTTCACAACGGCGCGCAGAGCATGATCGACACGTTCCTCGTCGGCTCGCAGGCCAAGTGGCTCAAGCAGACGGGGCTCGTCATGCAGCTACCTCACGGGTACGACGGCGCAGGGCCTGAGCATAGCTCGTGCAAGATCGAGCGCTTCCTCCAGCTGTCTGACGACCCCGCAACGCTAACCCACGACGTCAACCTGCAGGTTGCGAACCCGTCGACACCCGCACAGTTGTATCACCTCCTCCGGCGCCAGGTGCTTCGAAACTACCGCAAGCCTCTGATCATTGCGTCCCCGAAAGGCCTGCTCCGTGCGCCCATCGCTGCGTCcccgctcgccgacatGGCCGAGGGCACTCGCTTCCAGCCTGTTATTGCCGACGAGACGGAGAACGCGTCCCGTGTTGTCCTCTGTTCAGGCAAGCACTACTACACGTTGCTcgaggctgccaaggcgCAGGGAgttgacgacgtcgccttCATCCGCGTTGAGGAACTCTCGCCCTTCCCCGCTGCGCAGGTGGCGGACGCACTGTCCTGTCACCCGCCTTCCACGCAGGTGGTGTGGGCACAGGAGGAGCCGGCCAACCAGGGTGCATGGACCTTTGTCGCACCCCGCCTCAaccgcatcctcgaggaTCGGGGAAGTGAGCCGGCCCAGTATGCCGGGCGGAAggcaagcgcgacgacggcggctggcgtgggcgcgtggcacaaggaggaggcggccgagattgtcgccgccgcactCGATGGTTAA
- the TYR1 gene encoding uncharacterized protein (Prephenate dehydrogenase) encodes MSTVAFDPRNAPADNKPVIGIIGMGDMGRMYARRLNDDGFTVIVCDRPEAYDRLASEYQGSGITAVPDGHAVSRAADFIIYSVEAAYIGDVVAEYGPSTKIGATVAGQTSVKAPEKAAFDKYLPADVDIVSVHSLHGPGVTTEGQPLIIIHHRGPMEKVKMVEDVFRSFKSRYVYLTYEEHDEVTANTQAVTHAAFLSMGMAWRSEGAYPWEKARWVSGIEVIKVNITLRIYAAKWHVYAGLAILNPAAQRQIEQYARSASELFKLMLGGHREELEKRVWAAREAVFGWSRETDAELDEAGGRQPILLSEDVLDQFSLGVQDKNAVEEPNSHLSLLAMVDCWAALGIRPFEHLEVAGTPVFMLWIGVAEHLFRSRDRLNKAIDAGITDRVFRSDDLEFTVAARGWNECVNFGNFDLYERRFKEAADFFAPRFEEAGKVGARMIKVIQDSQRAHK; translated from the exons ATGAGCACGGTCGCCTTTGACCCGCGCAATGCGCCTGCCGACAACAAGCCAGTGATTGGAATTATCGGCATGGGAGAT ATGGGCCGCATGTACGCACGCAGACTTAACGACGACGGGTTCACCGTGATCGTGTGCGACCGGCCCGAGGCTTACGACCGCCTCGCAAGCGAGTACCAGGGTAGCGGGATCACGGCTGTTCCAGACGGGCACGCCGTATCGCGTGCCGCTGACTTCATCATCTACAGTGTCGAGGCTGCGTACATTGGTGACGTTGTGGCCGAGTACGGACCGAGTACCAAGATTGGTGCAACGGTAGCAGGACAGACGAGTGTCAAGGCTCCTGAAAAAGCCGCTTTTGACAAGTACCTCCCCGCTGACGTTGACATTGTGTCGGTGCACTCGCTTCATGGGCCAGGAGTCACAACCGAGGGACAGCCGCTG ATCATTATCCACCACCGCGGCCCAATGGAGAAAGTGAAAatggtcgaggacgtctTCCGTTCCTTCAAGAGTCGCTATGTCTACCTCACGTACGAGGAGCACGACGAGGTGACGGCCAACACTCAGGCCGTGACGCACGCCGCGTTCCTGAG CATGGGAATGGCATGGAGATCCGAGGGCGCGTACCCGTGGGAGAAGGCGCGGTGGGTGAGCGGTATCGAGGTGATCAAGGTCAACATCACGCTGCGGATCTATGCGGCCAAGTGGCACGTGTACGCTGGCCTGGCGATCCTGAATCCAGCCGCACAGCGGCAGATAGAGCAGTACGCGCGCAGCGCAAGTGAGCTCTTCAAGCTCATGCTTGGCGGCCaccgcgaggagcttgagaAACGCGTTTGGGCGGCCCGCGAGGCTGTTTTCGGCTGGTCGCGCGAGAcggacgccgagctggacgaggcAGGCGGCCGCCAAcccatcctcctctccgaAGACGTGCTCGACCAGTTCTCACTCGGCGTCCAAGACAAGAACGCCGTTGAGGAGCCTAATTCGCACCTCTCGCTGCTCGCCATGGTAGACTGCTGggccgccctcggcattCGGCCGTttgagcacctcgaggtcgccggcACACCCGTGTTCATGCTCTGGATCG GCGTTGCCGAGCACCTGTTCCGCAGCCGCGACCGGCTCAACAAGGCCATCGACGCTGGTATCACAGACCGCGTGTTCCGGtccgacgacctcgagttcaccgtcgccgcgcgAGGGTGGAACGAGTGTGTCAACTTTGGCAACTTTGACCTGTACGAGAGGCGCTTCAAGGAGGCAGCGG ACTTCTTTGCACCACGTttcgaggaggcgggcaAGGTCGGTGCACGAATGATCAAGGTCATCCAGGACTCGCAGCGGGCGCACAAATGA
- the sge1 gene encoding uncharacterized protein (Gti1/Pac2 family), which translates to MTFKLVDQPIVSISHSTAHPLPNLQPHQLAEVLPSTHSTFLPPSFLPTPPPSSSPSSSILVNRAMADDKAEDIAPPFHGFIATTYDALLVFEAARRGMIPRVTRRLNDSERSMVQSGSVFVYDEQESGIKRWTDGHSWSPSRILANFLVYRETIKPAEGKDGKDGDDVKKESGSRPGSSHGSRPATAHSTPGHASSADGYCAESSRMAMEASSGRRPPTLAHGQMRPRTAAEAGGCRLENGIVIDRHLERKLVGSLTNSYLFQPGGLVKKTMTLTINGFHQHVVSYYTLEDAVAGRLRRPSTIPEFTALDISPEYLNVANFRYPPTIEMGQDGVARYHGEQDDRPVSPARMPTAYADMYGDPYGQSAAFDGHHGQRLRAVTVPTVSTGFLPTVPSPGYSVPPGAGYYDPQPMHTMAPAPRPSGPMRPNTAQSSRRYEPYSGNPRTVGPVESGHVRRLSQPPPITDPSYYQPSEYNYQPPSTAPGAFPYYSATPAPPPSQAPMPSPMMSPGYPSSQYAGWHQPPTAMRLLPSSRSDMLHAGGDPPSSAGSIDSAPGSSGAHMVPPPSDGWAPVPSNAPPAWDSHPPQMSQPYTVTQGDGWQAGLA; encoded by the exons ATGACCTTCAAGTTAGTCGACCAGCCCATTGTCTCGATTTCACACTCGACCGCACACCCGCTGCCCAACCTGCAGCCTCACCAGCTAGCCGAAGTGTTGCCGTCAACGCACTcgaccttccttcccccatccttcctccctACCCCACCCCcttcgtcctcgccatcgtctTCCATTCTTGTCAATCGCGCCATGGCGGACGACAAAGCGGAGGACATTGCGCCTCCTTTTCACGGCTTCATAGCCACGACTTATGATGCTCTGCTCGTCTTTGAGGCAGCACGTCGTGGCATGATCCCCCGCGTGACAAGGCGCCTCAACGACTCGGAACGAAGCATGGTCCAGTCGGGCTCCGTGTTCGTTTACGACGAGCAGGAGAGTGGCATCAAACGATGGACAGACGGACACTCGTGGAGTCCTAGCCGAATCCTCGCAAACTTCCTT GTCTACCGTGAAACGATCAAACCTGCAGAGGGCAAGGATggcaaggacggcgacgacgtcaagaaGGAAAGTGGGAGTCGGCCTGGAAGCTCGCATGGGTCCAGGCCAGCGACAGCACACTCGACGCCTGGccacgcctcctcggcagaTGGCTATTGTGCAGAATCGTCCCGCATGGCGATGGAGGCCAGCTCTGGTCGCCGTCCTCCAACCTTAGCACATGGCCAGATGCGACCTCGCACTGCTGCCGAAGCGGGAGGATGCCGCCTGGAGAATGGTATTGTGATCGACCGCCATCTTGAGCGCAAGCTCGTTGGCAGTTTGACCAACAGCTATCTCTTCCAGCCCGGCGGTTTGGTCAAGAAG ACCATGACGCTCACCATCAATGGGTTCCACCAGCACGTGGTGTCGTACTACACCCTAGAGGACGCGGTCGCAGGCCGGCTGCGTAGGCCTTCCACCATTCCCGAGTTCACGGCGCTGGACATTAGTCCAGAGTACCTTAACGTCGCCAACTTCCGCTACCCACCCACTATCGAGATGGGCCAAGATGGTGTTGCCCGATACCACGGGGAGCAGGACGACCGGCCTGTCTCGCCTGCACGCATGCCGACAGCATACGCAGACATGTACGGCGACCCGTACGGTCAATCCGCCGCATTTGACGGTCACCACGGCCAGCGGCTTCGTGCCGTCACCGTCCCAACGGTCAGTACCGGGTTCTTGCCAACTGTGCCATCCCCGGGCTATTCGGTTCCTCCTGGAGCCGGCTATTACGACCCGCAACCAATGCACACTATGGCTCCGGCGCCGCGGCCTTCAGGACCCATGCGGCCTAACACGGCTCAATCGTCGCGTCGCTACGAACCCTACAGTGGCAATCCTCGAACGGTCGGCCCAGTGGAGAGCGGGCATGTGAGGCGCCTGTCGCAGCCGCCTCCCATTACAGACCCGAGCTACTACCAACCTAGCGAGTACAACTATCAGCCTCCCTCAACGGCACCCGGAGCGTTCCCTTACTACTCTGCTACACCAGCGCCTCCCCCCTCGCAGGCTCCCATGCCATCGCCAATGATGTCACCTGGCTACCCGTCGAGCCAATATGCTGGATGGCACCAGCCTCCCACTGCAATGCGGCTcctgccttcctcgcggTCCGACATGCTTCACGCGGGCGGCGACCCCCCCTCGTCGGCTGGCTCTATCGACAGCGCACCCGGGTCCTCGGGTGCACACATGGTCCCCCCTCCGTCTGACGGGTGGGCACCCGTTCCTTCGAATGCCCCACCAGCCTGGGACAGCCATCCGCCACAGATGTCACAGCCTTACACTGTCACCCAAGGTGACGGTTGGCAGGCTGGCCTCGCGTGA